From Danio aesculapii chromosome 18, fDanAes4.1, whole genome shotgun sequence, a single genomic window includes:
- the arf5 gene encoding ADP-ribosylation factor 5, translating to MGLTISSLFGRLFGKKQMRILMVGLDAAGKTTILYKLKLGEIVTTIPTIGFNVETVEYKNICFTVWDVGGQDKIRPLWRHYFQNTQGLIFVVDSNDRERVAESAEELSKMLQEDELRDAVLLVFANKQDLPNAMAVSELTDKLGLQSLRSRTWYVQATCATQGTGLYEGLDWLSNELSKR from the exons ATGGGTTTGACCATCTCGTCGCTCTTTGGGAGACTTTTCGGCAAGAAACAGATGAGGATACTGATGG TGGGTTTGGACGCTGCTGGTAAAACCACAATACTTTACAAGCTAAAGCTGGGAGAAATTGTCACCACCATCCCTACTATAG GTTTTAATGTAGAGACTGTTGAATACAAGAACATCTGCTTCACTGTGTGGGACGTCGGCGGTCAGGACAAGATTCGTCCTCTCTGGAGACACTATTTTCAGAACACACAG GGTTTGATCTTTGTGGTGGACAGCAATGACAGAGAGAGAGTAGCAGAATCTGCTGAGGAGCTTTCTAAAATG TTGCAGGAAGATGAACTTAGGGACGCCGTGCTTCTGGTTTTTGCAAACAAACAGGATCTGCCCAACGCCATGGCTGTCAGTGAACTCACAGACAAACTCGGCCTGCAGAGCCTACGCAGCAGaacg TGGTACGTTCAAGCGACCTGCGCAACACAGGGCACTGGACTCTATGAAGGACTGGACTGGTTATCAAATGAGCTCTCCAAACGCTAG
- the LOC130246160 gene encoding ADP-ribosylation factor 4: MGLTISSLFSRLFGKKQMRILMVGLDAAGKTTILYKLKLGEIVTTIPTIGFNVETVEYKNICFTVWDVGGQDKIRPLWRHYFQNTQGLIFVVDSNDRERVAESAEELSKMLQEDELRDAVLLVFANKQDLPNAMAVSELTDKLGLQSLRSRTWYVQATCATQGTGLYEGLDWLSNELSKR; the protein is encoded by the exons ATGGGTCTAACTATCTCGTCGCTCTTTAGCAGGCTGTTTGGAAAGAAACAGATGAGAATTCTCATGG TGGGTCTGGATGCTGCAGGGAAAACCACAATATTGTACAAACTGAAACTTGGCGAAATCGTGACCACAATTCCAACTATAG GTTTTAATGTAGAGACTGTTGAATACAAGAACATCTGCTTCACTGTGTGGGACGTCGGCGGTCAGGACAAGATTCGTCCTCTTTGGAGACACTATTTTCAGAACACACAG GGTTTAATCTTTGTGGTGGACAGCAATGACAGAGAGAGAGTAGCTGAATCTGCAGAGGAGCTTTCTAAAATG TTGCAGGAAGATGAACTGAGGGACGCCGTGCTTCTGGTTTTTGCAAACAAACAGGATCTGCCTAACGCCATGGCTGTCAGTGAACTCACAGACAAACTCGGCCTGCAGAGCCTACGCAGCAGAACG TGGTACGTTCAAGCGACCTGCGCAACACAGGGCACTGGACTCTATGAAGGACTGGACTGGTTATCAAATGAGCTCTCCAAACGCTAG